A DNA window from Xiphias gladius isolate SHS-SW01 ecotype Sanya breed wild chromosome 3, ASM1685928v1, whole genome shotgun sequence contains the following coding sequences:
- the fam117aa gene encoding protein FAM117A isoform X1, which produces MRSERKAGAVQSCGERRERRKAEPCVCFHKRSSAVGAEWGMSGRSGGAPRGCSNPSLQPLKATVPYQLQRSSALLCREVKTGDRTTARPPKPTIRRTLSLDAIVGPYLQGQWPKEAESTAVTCVNDKATQTPSSWAEETQGRRSVGGHKRSASWGSAEHLREVAKLRHQLQKRSRHAPPSAGCELPHHPLPAGHATGLNRTIPLMPLNRLAPRLRRSVEGLNLELEEVFVSEKPDDQHEILDIPDGHRAPVPAQRCSSGSQSEPSPGPLDPSLLSPSQSPCPLDPSLLSPSNSPCALIPLLLSSSQSPCPMGEPDPVDCETLCPSPSSSLPSFALDPPLLQPCSPSPRPNKTYSFQREPPEGCERVRVCEEAMPACQDEPLLQPSCPDPNKVNFTPHGGSAFCPVSLLKPLLPSMDLLFRGLSVSPVTGCPGQTSPTRHLGMQ; this is translated from the exons aagCGGAGCTCGGCCGTGGGAGCAGAGTGGGGGATGTCGGGCAGGAGTGGAGGAGCGCCTCGGGGGTGCAGCAACCCCAGCCTGCAGCCCCTCAAAGCCACAGTCCCATACCAGCTCCAGAGGAGCTCAGCGCTCCTCTGCAGAGAGGTCAAGACGG GTGACAGGACCACGGCTCGTCCTCCAAAACCCACCATCCGCAGAACTCTTTCTTTGGATGCCATCGTTGGACCCTATCTGCAGGGACAGTGGCCCAAAGAGGCAGAGAGTACGGCTGTTACCTGTGTCAATGACAAAGCCACACAG actccAAGCTCCTGGGCAGAGGAGACCCAGGGAAGGAGAAGTGTTGGCGGACACAAGCGCTCAGCGTCGTGGGGCAGTGCAGAGCACCTGAGGGAG GTGGCCAAGCTGAGGCACCAGTTGCAGAAGCGCTCCCGCCATGCCCCTCCCTCAGCAGGGTGCGAGCTCCCCCACCATCCTTTGCCAGCAGGTCATGCGACAGGCCTCAATCGG ACAATACCCCTGATGCCGCTGAACAGACTCGCACCCCGACTGCGACGTAGTGTTGAAGGCCTCAACCTGGAGCTGGAAGaggtgtttgtgtctgagaaaCCCGACGATCAGCATGAG ATTTTGGACATCCCGGATGGCCACAGGGCTCCTGTCCCTGCCCAGAGATGCAGTAGTGGCTCTCAGAGTGAACCCTCCCCGGGGCCCCTGgatccttccctcctctctccttctcagtCCCCCTGTCCTCTAGATCCATCCCTTCTGTCACCTTCAAATTCCCCTTGTGCCTTGATCCCATTGCTTTTGTCTTCATCACAGTCTCCCTGTCCTATGGGAGAGCCAG ACCCGGTGGACTGTGAGACCCTGTGTCCTTCTCCATCTTCGTCGCTTCCTTCATTTGCACTGGATCCTCCCCTGCTGCAGCCCTGCTCCCCTTCGCCTCGTCCCAACAAAACCTACTCCTTCCAGCGTGAACCGCCAGAAGGCTGTGAGCGGGTTAGAGTATGCGAGGAGGCAAT GCCTGCTTGTCAGGATGAGCCTCTCCTGCAACCATCCTGCCCGGACCCCAATAAAGTCAACTTTACCCCTCATGGCGGCTCTGCTTTCTGCCCTGTCAGTCTTCTGAAGCCCCTCCTGCCCTCCATGGACCTCCTCTTCCGCGGCCTGTCAGTGTCTCCTGTCACTGGCTGCCCAGGTCAAACCTCTCCTACCAGGCACCTGGGCATGCAGTAG
- the slc35b1 gene encoding solute carrier family 35 member B1 → MAAGKGAGKPASLWDNMRIRFIVCFLGVFVCYFYYGILQETITRGDYGQGDKKEKFRFARTLVFIQCIISALFAKILIQFFEGSKPDHTKSWLYGLCSLSYLGAMVSSNSALQYVNYPTQVLGKSCKPIPVMILGVTILRKKYPLAKYLCVLLIVSGVALFLYKPNKSSAVADDHVFGFGEILLLVSLTLDGLTGVAQDHMRARFQTTANHMMLNINMWSTLVLGVAVLWTGEVWEFLSFTERHPSILYNILLFGLTSALGQTFIFMTVVYFGPLTCSIVTTTRKFFTILGSVILFGNVMSMMQWVGTILVFLGLGLDAKFGKAPKKTTH, encoded by the exons ATGGCTGCAGGAAAGGGAGCAGGGAAACCCGCCTCGCTGTGGGACAATATGCGCATACGGTTTATCGTTTGCTTCCTCGGAGTCTTTGTGTGTTACTTTTATTACGGAATATTACAAGAGACAAT CACTCGAGGTGACTATGGTCAAGGAGACAAGAAGGAGAAGTTCAGATTTGCCCGGACATTGGTCTTCATCCAGTGCATCATCAGTGCTTTGTTTGCTAAGATCT TGATCCAGTTTTTTGAGGGCTCAAAACCGGATCACACCAAGAGCTGGCTCTATGGACTGTGTTCCCTCTCTTACCTAGGAGCCATGGTGTCCAGTAACTCTGCCCTCCAGTATGTCAACTATCCCACACAG GTGTTGGGAAAATCCTGCAAGCCCATACCAG TGATGATCCTTGGCGTTACAATACTGAGGAAGAAGTACCCACTGGCTAAGTAcctgtgtgtgctgctgattGTGAGTGGCGTGGCTCTGTTCCTCTACAAACCCAACAAGAGCTCAGCCGTTGCAGATGACCATGTTTTTGGCTTTGGAGAGATTCTGCTG CTGGTCTCTCTGACATTGGACGGGTTGACTGGTGTGGCCCAAGACCACATGAGGGCCCGGTTCCAGACGACTGCCAACCACATGATGCTGAACATCAACATGTGGTCCACTCTGGTGCTGGGAGTAG CTGTGTTGTGGACAGGAGAGGTATGGGAGTTCCTGAGTTTTACCGAGCGCCACCCCAGCATCCTCTACAATATTCTTCTGTTTGGACTGACCAGTGCTTTAGGCCAG ACCTTCATCTTTATGACGGTGGTGTACTTTGGGCCTCTGACCTGCTCCATCGTCACCACCACGAGGAAGTTCTTCACAATCCTTGGCTCTGTTATTCTGTTTGGCAACGTCATGAGTATGATGCAGTGGGTTGGCACCATCCTAGTTTTCCTAG GTCTCGGATTGGATGCTAAATTTGGCAAGGCCCCCAAGAAGACGACACACTAA
- the fam117aa gene encoding protein FAM117A isoform X2, which translates to MRSERKAGAVQSCGERRERRKAEPCVCFHKRSSAVGAEWGMSGRSGGAPRGCSNPSLQPLKATVPYQLQRSSALLCREVKTGDRTTARPPKPTIRRTLSLDAIVGPYLQGQWPKEAESTAVTCVNDKATQTPSSWAEETQGRRSVGGHKRSASWGSAEHLRETIPLMPLNRLAPRLRRSVEGLNLELEEVFVSEKPDDQHEILDIPDGHRAPVPAQRCSSGSQSEPSPGPLDPSLLSPSQSPCPLDPSLLSPSNSPCALIPLLLSSSQSPCPMGEPDPVDCETLCPSPSSSLPSFALDPPLLQPCSPSPRPNKTYSFQREPPEGCERVRVCEEAMPACQDEPLLQPSCPDPNKVNFTPHGGSAFCPVSLLKPLLPSMDLLFRGLSVSPVTGCPGQTSPTRHLGMQ; encoded by the exons aagCGGAGCTCGGCCGTGGGAGCAGAGTGGGGGATGTCGGGCAGGAGTGGAGGAGCGCCTCGGGGGTGCAGCAACCCCAGCCTGCAGCCCCTCAAAGCCACAGTCCCATACCAGCTCCAGAGGAGCTCAGCGCTCCTCTGCAGAGAGGTCAAGACGG GTGACAGGACCACGGCTCGTCCTCCAAAACCCACCATCCGCAGAACTCTTTCTTTGGATGCCATCGTTGGACCCTATCTGCAGGGACAGTGGCCCAAAGAGGCAGAGAGTACGGCTGTTACCTGTGTCAATGACAAAGCCACACAG actccAAGCTCCTGGGCAGAGGAGACCCAGGGAAGGAGAAGTGTTGGCGGACACAAGCGCTCAGCGTCGTGGGGCAGTGCAGAGCACCTGAGGGAG ACAATACCCCTGATGCCGCTGAACAGACTCGCACCCCGACTGCGACGTAGTGTTGAAGGCCTCAACCTGGAGCTGGAAGaggtgtttgtgtctgagaaaCCCGACGATCAGCATGAG ATTTTGGACATCCCGGATGGCCACAGGGCTCCTGTCCCTGCCCAGAGATGCAGTAGTGGCTCTCAGAGTGAACCCTCCCCGGGGCCCCTGgatccttccctcctctctccttctcagtCCCCCTGTCCTCTAGATCCATCCCTTCTGTCACCTTCAAATTCCCCTTGTGCCTTGATCCCATTGCTTTTGTCTTCATCACAGTCTCCCTGTCCTATGGGAGAGCCAG ACCCGGTGGACTGTGAGACCCTGTGTCCTTCTCCATCTTCGTCGCTTCCTTCATTTGCACTGGATCCTCCCCTGCTGCAGCCCTGCTCCCCTTCGCCTCGTCCCAACAAAACCTACTCCTTCCAGCGTGAACCGCCAGAAGGCTGTGAGCGGGTTAGAGTATGCGAGGAGGCAAT GCCTGCTTGTCAGGATGAGCCTCTCCTGCAACCATCCTGCCCGGACCCCAATAAAGTCAACTTTACCCCTCATGGCGGCTCTGCTTTCTGCCCTGTCAGTCTTCTGAAGCCCCTCCTGCCCTCCATGGACCTCCTCTTCCGCGGCCTGTCAGTGTCTCCTGTCACTGGCTGCCCAGGTCAAACCTCTCCTACCAGGCACCTGGGCATGCAGTAG
- the ndufa4a gene encoding cytochrome c oxidase subunit NDUFA4L — protein MLATVGKQLRNHPALIPLFIFIGGGVTMSMTYLARLALKNPDVCWDRKNNPEPWNKLGPNDQYKFFTVNMDYSKLKKERPDF, from the exons ATGCTCGCCACAGTCGGCAAACAGCTTAGAAACCACCCAGCT CTCATCCCCCTCTTCATCTTCATTGGTGGAGGGGTAACCATGTCCATGACTTACCTCGCCCGTCTGGCTTTGAAAAACCCTGATGTCTG CTGGGATCGCAAGAACAATCCAGAGCCCTGGAACAAACTGGGCCCAAATGATCAGTACAAG TTTTTCACAGTCAACATGGACTACAGCAAGCTGAAGAAGGAGCGTCCTGATTTCTAA